In Nocardioides palaemonis, a single genomic region encodes these proteins:
- the radA gene encoding DNA repair protein RadA yields the protein MSTKAKARPSYRCSECGWETAKWVGRCGECQAWGSVAEAGAPTLRASAGPVTSPAVPIGQVPVSESVARTSGVPELDRVLGGGLVPGAAILLAGEPGVGKSTLLLEVAAQTARVRQRTLYVTGEESAAQVRLRADRTGGVHDELFLAAETDLGAVLTHIEQVRPTLLVVDSIQTIGASGIDGVPGGVTQVKEVAAALIRVAKTRNITTVIVGHVTKDGSIAGPRVLEHLVDVVLHFEGDRNSRFRMVRAMKNRYGPVDEVGCFDLSSEGIAAVADPTGLFVEHHTQDVSGTCVAVTMEGRRPLLAEVQALLTPSPLERPRRTVSGVESSRVDIALAVLQRHAGLRIAGSDTFVATVGGAKLHDPAADLAIAVAVASSHLGVPPPRGAVAIGEIGLAGELRRVRDLPQRLAEAARLGFKVAVVPRGRALPSERGIPTRRMVDGLRVVEVDDIVGALLTLDLTPPL from the coding sequence ATGTCGACGAAGGCCAAGGCCCGCCCCTCCTACCGCTGCTCCGAGTGCGGCTGGGAGACCGCGAAGTGGGTCGGGCGCTGCGGCGAGTGCCAGGCGTGGGGCTCGGTCGCCGAGGCGGGTGCCCCCACGCTGCGGGCCAGCGCGGGACCGGTCACCAGCCCCGCCGTGCCGATCGGCCAGGTCCCGGTCAGCGAGTCGGTCGCCCGCACGAGCGGCGTCCCCGAGCTCGACCGCGTGCTGGGTGGTGGGCTGGTGCCGGGCGCGGCGATCCTGCTCGCGGGCGAGCCCGGGGTCGGCAAGAGCACCCTGCTGCTCGAGGTCGCGGCGCAGACCGCGCGGGTGCGCCAGCGCACCCTCTACGTCACCGGCGAGGAGTCGGCCGCCCAGGTCCGGCTGCGGGCCGACCGCACCGGCGGCGTGCACGACGAGCTGTTCCTCGCCGCGGAGACCGACCTCGGCGCCGTGCTCACCCACATCGAGCAGGTGCGGCCCACGCTCCTCGTGGTCGACTCGATCCAGACCATCGGCGCCTCCGGGATCGACGGCGTGCCCGGCGGGGTCACCCAGGTCAAGGAGGTCGCGGCCGCGCTGATCCGCGTCGCCAAGACCCGCAACATCACCACCGTGATCGTCGGCCACGTCACCAAGGACGGCTCGATCGCGGGGCCCCGGGTGCTCGAGCACCTCGTCGACGTCGTGCTCCACTTCGAGGGCGACCGCAACTCGCGCTTCCGGATGGTGCGGGCGATGAAGAACCGCTACGGCCCGGTCGACGAGGTCGGCTGCTTCGACCTGTCGTCCGAGGGCATCGCGGCCGTCGCCGATCCCACCGGCCTGTTCGTCGAGCACCACACCCAGGACGTCTCCGGCACCTGCGTCGCGGTCACCATGGAGGGACGCCGCCCGCTGCTCGCGGAGGTGCAGGCGCTGCTCACCCCCTCGCCGCTCGAGCGTCCCCGCCGCACCGTCTCGGGCGTGGAGTCCTCGCGCGTCGACATCGCGCTCGCGGTGCTCCAGCGCCACGCGGGGCTGCGGATCGCCGGGAGCGACACGTTCGTCGCCACCGTGGGCGGCGCCAAGCTCCACGACCCGGCGGCCGACCTCGCGATCGCCGTCGCCGTCGCGAGCTCCCACCTCGGCGTCCCGCCGCCGCGCGGCGCTGTGGCGATCGGTGAGATCGGGCTCGCCGGCGAGCTGCGCCGCGTGCGCGACCTGCCCCAGCGGCTCGCCGAGGCCGCCCGCCTCGGCTTCAAGGTGGCGGTCGTCCCGCGCGGCCGGGCGCTGCCCAGCGAGCGCGGCATCCCCACCCGACGGATGGTCGACGGCCTGCGCGTGGTCGAGGTCGACGACATCGTGGGCGCCCTGCTCACCCTCGACCTGACGCCTCCGCTCTGA
- the disA gene encoding DNA integrity scanning diadenylate cyclase DisA, translating to MAERIDEQLRLRATLASIAPGTPLRDGLERILRGRTGALIVLGQDKVVESISTGGFTLDVPFTATGLRELAKMDGAIVVDKDITRIHRAAVHLMPDHTIPSEETGTRHRTAERVAKQTGHPVISVSQSMQIIAAYVGEIRHVLEDSGKILSRANQALATLERYKLRLDEVSATLSALEIEDLVTVRDVAVVAQRLEMVIRIAREIEDYVLELGTDGRLLSLQLEELVTGVDAERELVVRDYLPGSRRRSATPEAHLAELEALSSTELVDPASVARAIGLGGAEHLDGAVAPRGYRLLAKVPRLPAAVVDRLVEHFGGLQQLLSAGVDDLQAVDGVGELRARSVREGLSRLAESSITERYI from the coding sequence GTGGCAGAGCGCATCGACGAGCAGCTTCGCCTGCGCGCGACCCTGGCCTCGATCGCCCCGGGCACGCCGCTGCGCGACGGCCTCGAGCGCATCCTGCGCGGCCGTACGGGCGCCCTGATCGTGCTGGGCCAGGACAAGGTCGTCGAGTCGATCTCGACCGGCGGGTTCACCCTCGACGTCCCGTTCACCGCCACCGGTCTGCGCGAGCTCGCCAAGATGGACGGCGCGATCGTCGTCGACAAGGACATCACCCGCATCCACCGCGCCGCCGTCCACCTGATGCCGGACCACACGATCCCCTCCGAGGAGACCGGCACCCGCCACCGTACCGCCGAGCGGGTCGCCAAGCAGACCGGCCACCCGGTCATCTCGGTCTCGCAGTCGATGCAGATCATCGCGGCCTACGTCGGCGAGATCCGCCACGTCCTGGAGGACTCCGGCAAGATCCTCTCGCGCGCCAACCAGGCCCTCGCCACGCTCGAGCGCTACAAGCTGCGCCTCGACGAGGTGTCCGCGACCCTCTCCGCGCTCGAGATCGAGGACCTCGTCACCGTCCGCGACGTCGCCGTGGTCGCCCAGCGCCTCGAGATGGTGATCCGGATCGCCCGCGAGATCGAGGACTACGTACTGGAGCTCGGGACCGACGGCCGCCTGCTGTCGCTCCAGCTCGAGGAGCTGGTCACGGGCGTCGACGCCGAGCGCGAGCTGGTCGTGCGCGACTACCTGCCCGGCAGCCGACGGCGCAGCGCCACCCCGGAGGCGCACCTCGCGGAGCTGGAGGCCCTCTCCTCCACCGAGCTGGTCGACCCGGCCTCCGTCGCCCGCGCCATCGGCCTCGGCGGCGCCGAGCACCTCGACGGCGCGGTCGCCCCGCGCGGCTACCGCCTGCTCGCCAAGGTGCCGCGCCTGCCCGCCGCGGTCGTCGACCGGCTGGTCGAGCACTTCGGCGGCCTCCAGCAGCTGCTCTCCGCAGGCGTCGACGACCTGCAGGCCGTCGACGGGGTCGGCGAGCTGCGCGCCCGCAGCGTCCGCGAGGGCCTCTCCCGCCTCGCCGAGTCGAGCATCACCGAGCGCTACATCTGA
- a CDS encoding A/G-specific adenine glycosylase, protein MDAPATAALHDAVLTWYDDHARELPWRGAGAGPWSVMVSEFMLQQTPVARVLPVHEAWLERWPTPADLADDSIGEAVRMWGRLGYPRRALRLHAAANAIVERHGGEVPASYDDLLALPGVGDYTASAIASFAFGQRHVVLDTNVRRVLVRAVTGEEFPAPAVTRTERDVATSLLPDDEATAATWAVATMELGALVCTARQPSCGACPVADLCAWRGAGFPAYDGPPRRGQAWAGTDRQCRGRIMALAREADSVGAAQVEAAWPQAEQRERCLAGLVADGLLTQIIPGRWALPG, encoded by the coding sequence ATGGATGCCCCCGCGACCGCCGCCCTGCACGACGCCGTGCTCACCTGGTACGACGACCACGCGCGCGAGCTGCCCTGGCGCGGCGCCGGCGCCGGCCCGTGGTCGGTGATGGTCAGCGAGTTCATGCTGCAGCAGACGCCGGTCGCGCGGGTGCTGCCGGTCCACGAGGCGTGGCTGGAGCGCTGGCCCACGCCCGCGGACCTCGCCGACGACAGCATCGGCGAGGCCGTGCGGATGTGGGGACGACTGGGCTACCCGCGCCGGGCCCTGCGCCTGCACGCAGCCGCCAACGCGATCGTCGAGCGGCACGGCGGCGAGGTCCCCGCGTCGTACGACGACCTGCTCGCGCTGCCGGGCGTCGGCGACTACACCGCGTCCGCCATCGCCAGCTTCGCCTTCGGGCAGCGGCACGTCGTCCTCGACACCAACGTGCGCCGGGTGCTGGTCCGCGCCGTCACCGGCGAGGAGTTCCCGGCGCCAGCCGTCACCCGCACGGAGCGGGACGTCGCGACCTCGCTGCTGCCCGACGACGAGGCGACCGCCGCGACGTGGGCGGTCGCGACGATGGAGCTCGGCGCCCTGGTGTGCACCGCCCGCCAGCCCTCCTGCGGTGCCTGCCCGGTGGCCGACCTCTGCGCGTGGCGCGGCGCCGGCTTCCCGGCGTACGACGGACCGCCGCGCCGCGGCCAGGCCTGGGCCGGGACCGACCGGCAGTGCCGCGGCCGGATCATGGCGCTGGCGCGCGAGGCCGACTCGGTCGGTGCCGCCCAGGTCGAGGCCGCGTGGCCCCAGGCCGAGCAGCGCGAGCGCTGCCTCGCGGGCCTGGTCGCCGACGGCCTCCTGACGCAGATCATCCCGGGGCGCTGGGCGCTCCCGGGGTGA
- a CDS encoding ATP-dependent Clp protease ATP-binding subunit, protein MFERFTDRARRVVVLAQEEARMLSHNYIGTEHILLGLIHEGEGVAAKALESLDISLEAVRAQVEEIIGQGQQAPSGHIPFTPRAKKVLELSLREALQLGHSYIGTEHILLGLIREGEGVAAQVLQKLGADLNRVRQQVIQLLSGFQGKESATAGAQTSGSGGEAPSSSLVLDQFGQNLTQAAREGKLDPVIGREQEIERVMQILSRRTKNNPVLIGEPGVGKTTIVAGLAQDIVKGNVPETLKDKQIYTLDLGALVAGSRYRGDFEERLKKVLKEIRTRGDIVLFIDEIHTLVGAGAAEGAIDAASILKPMLARGELQTIGATTLDEYRKYLEKDAALERRFQPIQVQEPSIAHTIEMLKGLRDRYEAHHRVTITDEALVSAATLADRYISDRFLPDKAIDLIDEAGSRLRIRRMTAPPDLREYDEKIGDVRQRKEAAIDGQDFEAAARLRDEEKQLAAKRAEREKQWRAGDLDEIAEVDEELIAEVLAVATGIPIVKLSEEESTRLLKMEDELHKRVIGQEEAVKALSRAIRRTRAGLKDPKRPGGSFIFAGPSGVGKTWLSKTLAEFLFGDEDALIQLDMSEFSEKHTVSRLFGSPPGYVGYEEGGQLTEKVRRKPFSVVLFDEVEKAHPDIFNSLLQILEEGRLTDSQGRVVDFKNTVIIMTTNLGTRDISKSVNLGFAQTGDAAGSYERMKTKVSEELKQHFRPEFLNRVDEIVVFPPLSREQIIAMVDNMVAAVELRLKDRDMSLELTQPAKDLLAERGFDPVLGARPLRRTVQREIEDVLAEKMLFGEVGPGQIVLVDVEGEGVDAKFTFKGQKNSAVPDMPPFETADLAVEPQRDDEGNLEGPDDSEGPVDVPRDPS, encoded by the coding sequence ATGTTCGAGCGGTTCACCGACCGAGCCCGGCGAGTTGTCGTGCTGGCCCAGGAAGAGGCCCGCATGCTCTCCCACAACTACATCGGGACCGAGCACATCCTGCTCGGCCTCATCCACGAGGGCGAGGGCGTCGCAGCCAAGGCCCTCGAGTCCCTCGACATCTCCCTGGAGGCCGTGCGCGCCCAGGTCGAGGAGATCATCGGCCAGGGCCAGCAGGCCCCGTCCGGCCACATCCCGTTCACGCCGCGCGCCAAGAAGGTGCTCGAGCTCTCGCTGCGCGAGGCGCTCCAGCTCGGGCACTCCTACATCGGGACCGAGCACATCCTGCTGGGCCTGATCCGCGAGGGCGAGGGTGTCGCGGCGCAGGTGCTGCAGAAGCTCGGCGCCGACCTCAACCGGGTCCGCCAGCAGGTCATCCAGCTGCTCAGCGGCTTCCAGGGCAAGGAGTCGGCCACGGCCGGCGCCCAGACCTCCGGCTCCGGCGGCGAGGCCCCCTCGAGCTCGCTGGTCCTCGACCAGTTCGGCCAGAACCTCACGCAGGCCGCCCGCGAGGGCAAGCTCGACCCGGTCATCGGGCGCGAGCAGGAGATCGAGCGCGTGATGCAGATCCTGTCGCGCCGCACGAAGAACAACCCGGTGCTGATCGGTGAGCCCGGCGTCGGCAAGACCACGATCGTGGCCGGCCTCGCGCAGGACATCGTCAAGGGCAACGTGCCCGAGACGCTCAAGGACAAGCAGATCTACACCCTCGACCTCGGCGCCCTGGTCGCCGGCTCCCGCTACCGCGGTGACTTCGAGGAGCGCCTGAAGAAGGTGCTGAAGGAGATCCGCACCCGCGGTGACATCGTGCTGTTCATCGACGAGATCCACACCCTCGTCGGCGCCGGCGCAGCCGAGGGCGCGATCGACGCCGCCAGCATCCTCAAGCCGATGCTGGCCCGCGGCGAGCTGCAGACCATCGGCGCCACCACCCTCGACGAGTACCGCAAGTACCTCGAGAAGGACGCCGCGCTCGAGCGCCGCTTCCAGCCGATCCAGGTGCAGGAGCCCTCGATCGCGCACACCATCGAGATGCTCAAGGGCCTGCGCGACCGCTACGAGGCCCACCACCGCGTCACCATCACCGACGAGGCGCTGGTCTCGGCCGCGACGCTCGCCGACCGCTACATCTCCGACCGGTTCCTGCCGGACAAGGCCATCGACCTGATCGACGAGGCCGGTTCGCGACTGCGGATCCGCCGGATGACCGCGCCGCCGGACCTGCGCGAGTACGACGAGAAGATCGGCGACGTGCGCCAGCGCAAGGAGGCCGCGATCGACGGGCAGGACTTCGAGGCCGCGGCCCGCCTGCGCGACGAGGAGAAGCAGCTCGCCGCCAAGCGCGCCGAGCGCGAGAAGCAGTGGCGAGCCGGTGACCTCGACGAGATCGCCGAGGTCGACGAGGAGCTGATCGCCGAGGTCCTGGCCGTCGCCACGGGCATCCCGATCGTCAAGCTCTCCGAGGAGGAGTCGACCCGGCTGCTCAAGATGGAGGACGAGCTCCACAAGCGCGTCATCGGCCAGGAGGAGGCCGTCAAGGCGCTCTCCCGCGCCATCCGGCGTACGCGCGCCGGGCTCAAGGACCCGAAGCGCCCCGGTGGCTCGTTCATCTTCGCTGGCCCGTCCGGCGTCGGAAAGACGTGGCTGTCCAAGACGCTCGCGGAGTTCCTCTTCGGCGACGAGGACGCGCTCATCCAGCTCGACATGAGCGAGTTCTCCGAGAAGCACACCGTGTCGCGGCTGTTCGGCTCGCCCCCTGGCTACGTGGGCTACGAGGAGGGCGGCCAGCTCACCGAGAAGGTGCGGCGCAAGCCGTTCTCGGTCGTGCTCTTCGACGAGGTCGAGAAGGCGCACCCGGACATCTTCAACAGCCTGCTGCAGATCCTCGAGGAAGGTCGCCTGACCGACTCGCAGGGCCGGGTGGTCGACTTCAAGAACACCGTCATCATCATGACCACCAACCTCGGCACGCGTGACATCTCCAAGTCCGTCAACCTCGGCTTCGCGCAGACCGGCGACGCTGCCGGCTCCTACGAGCGGATGAAGACCAAGGTGTCGGAGGAGCTCAAGCAGCACTTCCGCCCCGAGTTCCTCAACCGTGTCGACGAGATCGTGGTCTTCCCGCCGCTGTCGCGCGAGCAGATCATCGCGATGGTCGACAACATGGTCGCCGCCGTCGAGCTCCGGCTCAAGGACCGCGACATGTCGCTGGAGCTCACCCAGCCGGCGAAGGACCTGCTGGCCGAGCGCGGCTTCGACCCGGTCCTCGGTGCCCGTCCGCTGCGCCGCACGGTGCAGCGCGAGATCGAGGACGTGCTCGCCGAGAAGATGCTCTTCGGCGAGGTCGGCCCGGGCCAGATCGTCCTGGTCGACGTCGAGGGCGAGGGCGTGGACGCGAAGTTCACGTTCAAGGGTCAGAAGAACTCGGCCGTGCCCGACATGCCGCCGTTCGAGACGGCCGACCTCGCGGTCGAGCCGCAGCGCGACGACGAGGGCAACCTCGAGGGTCCGGACGACTCCGAGGGGCCGGTCGACGTGCCCCGCGACCCGTCCTGA
- a CDS encoding basic secretory protein-like protein, translating to MGLRRRAALRAWGRDVVRVHTPAVADLMGLRAPLPRVHVHVVRRDDVAAFCVRNHVALSEPWFTEHPDDAGAVVHELSHALLALTRIPEGTSWLLEGVADLARNHVGLETSWSAPHHEPGAATAGYQTTAHFLAWLESEVPGSVAHAVAAARSGRHDELRFTPDGRSLADVVAAYEAHHAG from the coding sequence GTGGGACTCCGTCGCCGCGCCGCCCTCCGGGCGTGGGGCCGTGACGTCGTCCGGGTGCACACGCCCGCGGTGGCGGACCTGATGGGCCTGCGGGCACCGCTGCCCCGCGTCCACGTGCACGTGGTGCGGCGCGACGACGTCGCGGCGTTCTGCGTGCGCAACCACGTCGCGCTGTCCGAGCCGTGGTTCACCGAGCACCCCGACGACGCCGGGGCCGTGGTCCACGAGCTCTCCCACGCGCTCCTCGCCCTCACCCGGATCCCGGAGGGCACGTCGTGGCTGCTCGAGGGCGTCGCCGACCTCGCGCGCAACCACGTCGGCCTCGAGACCTCGTGGTCCGCGCCCCACCACGAGCCGGGGGCCGCGACGGCCGGCTACCAGACCACGGCGCACTTCCTGGCCTGGCTGGAGAGCGAGGTGCCCGGATCGGTGGCCCACGCGGTCGCCGCGGCCCGCAGCGGCCGCCACGACGAGCTGCGGTTCACCCCCGACGGGCGGTCGCTGGCCGACGTCGTGGCGGCCTACGAGGCCCACCACGCCGGGTGA
- a CDS encoding histone-like nucleoid-structuring protein Lsr2, which yields MAQKVNIVLVDDLDGTEATETVTFGLDGTSYEIDLNDANASALREALSGYVGHARKVTGGARRTRRSSGGSSSSSNTKDVREWAKAQGMEVSERGRISADVQQAYDAAH from the coding sequence ATGGCGCAGAAGGTCAACATCGTTCTCGTCGACGACCTCGACGGCACCGAGGCCACCGAGACCGTGACGTTCGGGCTCGACGGCACCTCCTACGAGATCGACCTCAACGACGCCAACGCCTCCGCGCTGCGCGAGGCGCTCAGCGGCTACGTCGGCCACGCGCGCAAGGTGACCGGGGGCGCGCGCCGCACCCGCCGTTCCTCCGGCGGCTCGTCGTCCTCCTCCAACACCAAGGACGTGCGCGAGTGGGCCAAGGCCCAGGGCATGGAGGTCTCCGAGCGCGGCCGGATCTCCGCCGACGTGCAGCAGGCCTACGACGCCGCCCACTGA
- a CDS encoding type III pantothenate kinase has translation MTLLTADIGNSHTFLGVLDGEEVSAHWRVATDERRTADEWSVLIRGLLGPALDSVDGIAVCATVPAVLHEWREMIERHFTHVRAIVVEPGVRTGIPVLMDNPREVGSDRIVNSLAAATLHGGPAIVVDFGTATTFDVVNRRGQYVGGAISPGIEISLEALGRRGAQLRKVELARPRSVIAKNTVEALQSGMVFGVAAQVEGLVARMIAELAEPVEEVSVISTGHLASLVVDDCGCFTDHSPWLTLQGLRLVFERNS, from the coding sequence ATGACGCTCCTCACCGCCGACATCGGCAACAGCCACACGTTCCTCGGCGTGCTCGACGGCGAGGAGGTGAGCGCCCACTGGCGGGTCGCGACCGACGAGCGCCGCACCGCCGACGAGTGGTCGGTCCTGATCCGCGGCCTGCTCGGGCCGGCCCTCGACTCCGTCGACGGCATCGCGGTGTGCGCCACCGTCCCGGCGGTGCTGCACGAGTGGCGCGAGATGATCGAGCGGCACTTCACCCACGTGCGGGCGATCGTGGTCGAGCCGGGCGTGCGGACCGGGATCCCCGTCCTGATGGACAACCCGCGCGAGGTCGGCTCCGACCGGATCGTGAACTCGCTCGCCGCCGCCACCCTCCACGGCGGTCCGGCCATCGTCGTCGACTTCGGCACCGCGACGACGTTCGACGTGGTGAACCGCCGCGGCCAGTACGTCGGCGGTGCGATCTCGCCGGGCATCGAGATCTCCCTCGAGGCCCTCGGTCGTCGCGGCGCCCAATTGCGCAAGGTCGAGCTCGCCCGCCCGCGCTCGGTGATCGCGAAGAACACCGTGGAGGCGCTGCAGAGCGGGATGGTCTTCGGCGTCGCCGCGCAGGTGGAGGGCCTGGTGGCGCGCATGATCGCCGAGCTCGCCGAGCCCGTCGAGGAGGTCTCGGTGATTTCCACCGGGCATTTGGCCAGCCTCGTCGTCGACGATTGTGGGTGTTTCACCGACCATTCACCGTGGCTCACGCTCCAGGGTTTGCGGCTCGTTTTCGAGCGCAATTCCTGA
- the nadC gene encoding carboxylating nicotinate-nucleotide diphosphorylase — protein MSAPSHLSADTTDLPADVRDDLAAAGLDEAYVVDVVRRALAEDLPDGPPDPTSWATISEDATAEAVLAARQDGVVAGLAVAAVVFHLLGTEVTHRVPDGTRAARGDVVMRVAGPTRQLLVAERTALNLACHLSGVATATARWVEALAGSPTRVLDTRKTLPGLRALQKYAVRCGGGVNHRFGLTDMAMVKDNHVIAAGGVLPALAAIRAGYPGLPVEVEVTTLDQLDELLALPELPERVLLDNMDDATMTEAVRRTAGRVPLEASGGITLERAARIGATGVDYVSVGALTHSVVVLDLGLDLVE, from the coding sequence ATGAGCGCCCCCTCCCACCTGAGCGCCGACACGACCGACCTGCCCGCCGACGTGCGCGACGACCTGGCCGCCGCCGGGCTCGACGAGGCGTACGTCGTCGACGTCGTGCGGCGCGCGCTCGCCGAGGACCTCCCCGACGGGCCGCCCGACCCCACCAGCTGGGCGACGATCTCCGAGGACGCCACCGCAGAGGCCGTGCTCGCCGCGCGCCAGGACGGCGTCGTCGCCGGGCTCGCCGTCGCCGCGGTCGTCTTCCACCTCCTCGGCACCGAGGTCACCCACCGGGTGCCCGACGGCACCCGCGCCGCGCGCGGCGACGTGGTGATGCGGGTGGCCGGCCCGACCCGGCAGCTGCTCGTCGCCGAGCGCACCGCGCTCAACCTCGCCTGCCACCTGTCCGGCGTCGCCACCGCCACGGCCCGCTGGGTCGAGGCGCTCGCCGGGTCGCCGACGCGGGTCCTCGACACCCGCAAGACGCTGCCCGGCCTGCGGGCGCTCCAGAAGTACGCGGTGCGCTGCGGCGGCGGGGTCAACCACCGCTTCGGCCTCACCGACATGGCGATGGTGAAGGACAACCACGTGATCGCCGCCGGCGGGGTGCTGCCCGCGCTCGCGGCGATCCGCGCCGGCTACCCGGGCCTGCCGGTGGAGGTCGAGGTGACGACCCTCGACCAGCTCGACGAGCTGCTCGCCCTGCCCGAGCTGCCCGAACGGGTGCTGCTCGACAACATGGACGACGCGACGATGACCGAGGCCGTGCGCCGCACCGCGGGCCGCGTGCCGCTCGAGGCCAGCGGCGGGATCACCCTCGAGCGGGCCGCACGGATCGGCGCGACCGGCGTCGACTACGTCTCCGTCGGCGCCCTCACCCACTCCGTGGTCGTCCTCGACCTCGGGCTCGACCTCGTGGAATGA
- a CDS encoding L-aspartate oxidase, with amino-acid sequence MSESLPGRLRAPAPGWTTRADVVVVGSGIAGLTAALRIHAADPGLRLLVVTKDVLAAGSTQWAQGGIAAALGPGDTPEQHERDTLVAGAGACDVDAVRVLVTEGPEAVRELIALGTQFDLHPDGELSLTREGGHHRDRIAHAGGDATGAEIQRALIAAVERAPAIEVVQHALAVDLLRAPAGGVAGLTLHVLGEGQHDGVGAVHCRAVVLASGGLGQVFSQSTNPSVSTGDGMALAMRAGARVRDLEFVQFHPTVMWLGPDSQGQQPLISEAVRGEGAFLVDALPEEGGTRFMQGQHELADLAPRDVVAKAITRRMLETGRPHMWLDARHLGTGASEASGGDRGDREAIVTRFWERRFPTILRVCREHGVDPVTELIPVAPAQHYASGGVATDLWGRTTVPGLYATGEVACSGVHGANRLASNSLLEGLVFSRRIADVLPAELRPWAEPADDERAEGLVSGERRRELQDVMTARVGVLRDADGLAEALDVLAALEHGDPEVGPPAWETTNLVTVSTALTEAAALRTETRGSHWREDFPDRDDTRAGHVDCWLEPGGTVRVEWTHAPSTDPSTTEVPA; translated from the coding sequence ATGAGCGAGAGCCTGCCCGGTCGCCTGCGCGCCCCGGCCCCCGGCTGGACGACCCGCGCCGACGTCGTGGTGGTGGGGTCCGGCATCGCCGGGCTCACCGCCGCGCTGCGCATCCACGCGGCGGACCCGGGGCTGCGCCTGCTGGTCGTCACCAAGGACGTGCTCGCCGCGGGGTCCACGCAGTGGGCGCAGGGCGGCATCGCGGCCGCCCTCGGGCCGGGCGACACCCCCGAGCAGCACGAGCGCGACACGCTCGTGGCCGGCGCCGGGGCCTGCGACGTCGACGCCGTGCGGGTGCTCGTGACGGAGGGGCCCGAGGCGGTGCGCGAGCTGATCGCGCTCGGGACGCAGTTCGACCTCCACCCCGACGGCGAGCTGTCCCTGACCCGCGAGGGCGGCCACCACCGCGACCGGATCGCGCACGCCGGCGGCGACGCGACCGGCGCGGAGATCCAGCGTGCCCTCATCGCCGCGGTCGAGCGCGCGCCCGCGATCGAGGTCGTCCAGCACGCGCTGGCCGTCGACCTGCTGCGCGCCCCCGCCGGCGGGGTCGCCGGCCTCACCCTCCACGTCCTCGGCGAGGGGCAGCACGACGGCGTCGGCGCGGTCCACTGCCGGGCGGTCGTCCTCGCCTCCGGCGGGCTGGGCCAGGTGTTCAGCCAGTCCACCAACCCGAGCGTGTCCACCGGCGACGGGATGGCGCTCGCGATGCGCGCGGGCGCCCGGGTGCGCGACCTGGAGTTCGTCCAGTTCCACCCCACCGTGATGTGGCTCGGGCCCGACTCGCAGGGCCAGCAGCCGCTGATCTCGGAGGCGGTGCGTGGCGAGGGCGCGTTCCTCGTCGACGCGCTGCCGGAGGAGGGCGGCACCCGCTTCATGCAGGGCCAGCACGAGCTCGCCGACCTCGCGCCGCGCGACGTGGTGGCGAAGGCGATCACCCGCCGGATGCTCGAGACCGGCCGGCCGCACATGTGGCTCGACGCGCGACACCTCGGGACGGGAGCGAGCGAAGCGAGCGGCGGTGATCGAGGAGATCGCGAAGCGATCGTCACGAGATTCTGGGAGCGGCGCTTCCCCACGATCCTCCGCGTCTGCCGCGAGCACGGCGTCGACCCGGTGACCGAGCTGATCCCGGTCGCGCCCGCGCAGCACTACGCCTCGGGCGGCGTCGCCACCGACCTCTGGGGTCGCACCACCGTCCCCGGGCTCTACGCCACCGGCGAGGTCGCCTGCTCCGGCGTCCACGGCGCCAACCGGCTGGCGTCCAACTCGCTCCTCGAGGGCCTGGTCTTCTCCCGCCGGATCGCCGACGTGCTGCCCGCCGAGCTGCGGCCCTGGGCCGAGCCCGCCGACGACGAGCGCGCGGAGGGCCTCGTCTCCGGCGAGCGGCGCCGCGAGCTGCAGGACGTGATGACCGCGCGGGTCGGCGTGCTGCGCGACGCCGACGGCCTCGCCGAGGCCCTCGACGTCCTCGCCGCCCTCGAGCACGGCGACCCCGAGGTCGGCCCGCCGGCCTGGGAGACCACCAACTTGGTCACGGTCAGCACCGCGCTCACCGAGGCCGCCGCGCTCCGCACCGAGACCCGCGGGTCGCACTGGCGCGAGGACTTCCCGGACCGCGACGACACCCGCGCCGGCCACGTCGACTGCTGGCTCGAGCCGGGAGGCACCGTCCGCGTCGAGTGGACCCACGCCCCCTCCACCGATCCCTCCACCACCGAGGTCCCCGCATGA